The Amycolatopsis sp. DG1A-15b genome window below encodes:
- a CDS encoding DEAD/DEAH box helicase produces MPLVHALWSPGRGLLLWAERDRGPAGTASRSARIALPHPFAVSSTQLTALHPGKPTSATLLLPSRANRPLASSEPAGGKRRVLSLRPWSVPALIVDASELEDLDDSASYGSSVTYLRAVARLAGDLVRRGRVLPTLLRRGDAAEARWRPVLQGVDFVAFDALVAAMPPVGRAEQIAPLTGASPRALVTDALHALVDAAVRDRLARADPPVDLRGGGDAAAVWLSALQGGVPRVELPLAELGVLAGAVAKWDEVADTADAAVVDGRACFRLAEVTTLRRPAEDDPDDQTGDGTKWQLQFLLRATADASLLLSAGQIWSGEANGLVRDPKGLFVAELGRAALVEPMLAPALRRTQPSEYDLTVEEAERFLTSGATRLVEAGFEVQLPATWDGRRRLGLRLSVRSTPSEQVVTRSRVGRDELGGFRWSIAVGDDEIGEEELAKLVAAKTSLVRLRGRWISVDADRLRAGLEFLRRDPDRHTRPPAAAELLELAHLEGETPLPVTGVSAGGWVGDVLAGRVQQELRPVGLPPSFRATLRPYQQRGVAWLAFMSALGLGACLADDMGLGKTVQTLALEALERAEDDRRPTLVLCPMSLVGMWQREAATFAPGLRVHAHHGSARAHGDALAAQIAAADLVVTTYATAARDAGELETFAWRRLVLDEAHAIKNADTATAKAVRRFTAEHRLALTGTPVENRLADLWSILDLLNPGLLGSRFEFRRRFAAPIERRGDTATAADLRRLTQPYLLRRVKTDPAIVPELPAKLEIRQEYRLTREQGTLYCAIVDEMMKKIENSQGIKRRGHILAAITKLKQVCNHPAHLLHDGSPIGQRSGKVNRLEEILAEILAAGDRVLCFTQYTEFGHLLVPHLSDRLGAEVAFLHGGLGKGARDAIVERFQAGDGPRILLLSLKAGGSGLTLTAAGQVLHLDRWWNPAVENQATDRAFRIGQHRTVQVRKFVCPGTIEDRIDTLITRKRALAGMVVGEGESRFTELSTDALRGVLTLGEEAIDD; encoded by the coding sequence TTGCCCTTGGTGCACGCTCTGTGGTCTCCGGGCCGGGGGCTGCTGCTCTGGGCGGAGCGCGACCGAGGCCCGGCCGGCACGGCGAGCCGTTCGGCGCGGATCGCGCTTCCGCATCCGTTCGCGGTCTCCAGCACGCAGCTGACCGCTCTGCATCCCGGCAAGCCCACGTCGGCGACCTTGCTGCTGCCGTCGCGGGCGAACCGGCCGCTGGCCTCCTCCGAGCCGGCGGGTGGTAAACGGCGGGTGCTGTCGCTGCGGCCGTGGTCGGTGCCGGCCTTGATCGTGGACGCGAGCGAACTGGAGGACCTCGACGACTCGGCCTCGTACGGTTCTTCCGTCACCTACCTGCGGGCGGTGGCCCGCCTGGCCGGGGACCTGGTGCGGCGCGGGCGGGTGCTGCCGACGCTCCTCCGCCGGGGCGACGCGGCGGAGGCCCGGTGGCGCCCGGTGCTGCAGGGCGTGGATTTCGTCGCGTTCGACGCGCTGGTCGCCGCGATGCCGCCGGTCGGGCGGGCCGAACAGATCGCGCCGCTCACCGGGGCCTCGCCGCGCGCGCTCGTCACCGATGCCCTCCACGCCCTGGTCGACGCCGCGGTCCGGGACCGGCTGGCGCGCGCGGATCCGCCCGTCGACCTGCGCGGGGGCGGGGACGCGGCCGCGGTGTGGCTCTCCGCTTTGCAAGGCGGCGTTCCGCGCGTCGAGCTGCCGCTGGCCGAGCTCGGTGTCCTGGCCGGCGCCGTCGCGAAGTGGGACGAGGTCGCCGATACCGCCGATGCCGCTGTCGTCGACGGCCGGGCGTGCTTCCGGCTGGCCGAGGTCACCACCCTGCGTCGACCGGCCGAGGACGATCCCGACGACCAGACCGGCGACGGCACGAAGTGGCAGCTGCAGTTCCTGCTGCGGGCGACCGCCGACGCCAGCTTGCTGCTGTCGGCGGGGCAGATCTGGTCGGGCGAGGCGAACGGGCTGGTCAGGGACCCGAAAGGGCTGTTCGTCGCCGAACTGGGCCGGGCCGCGCTGGTGGAACCGATGCTCGCGCCGGCCTTGCGCCGGACCCAGCCGTCCGAATACGACCTGACCGTCGAGGAGGCCGAGCGGTTCCTCACCTCGGGCGCGACCCGGCTGGTCGAGGCCGGGTTCGAGGTGCAGCTTCCGGCCACCTGGGACGGCCGGCGCCGGCTCGGGCTGCGGCTGTCCGTCCGCAGCACGCCGTCGGAGCAGGTCGTCACCCGCAGCCGGGTGGGCCGCGACGAGCTGGGCGGGTTCCGCTGGTCGATCGCGGTGGGCGACGACGAGATCGGCGAGGAAGAGCTGGCGAAGCTCGTCGCGGCGAAGACTTCGCTGGTGCGGCTGCGGGGCCGGTGGATCAGCGTCGACGCCGACCGGCTCCGCGCCGGTCTCGAGTTCCTGCGCCGCGACCCGGACCGGCACACCCGGCCCCCGGCCGCGGCCGAGCTGCTGGAGCTCGCCCACCTCGAGGGGGAGACGCCGCTCCCGGTCACCGGCGTCAGCGCCGGCGGCTGGGTCGGGGACGTCCTGGCCGGGCGGGTCCAGCAGGAACTGCGGCCGGTCGGGCTGCCGCCGTCGTTCCGCGCCACGCTGCGCCCCTACCAGCAGCGGGGGGTCGCCTGGCTGGCGTTCATGTCGGCGCTGGGACTCGGTGCGTGCCTGGCCGACGACATGGGCCTCGGCAAGACCGTCCAGACGCTGGCGCTCGAGGCGCTCGAGCGGGCCGAGGACGATCGCCGCCCGACGCTGGTGCTGTGCCCGATGTCGCTGGTCGGCATGTGGCAGCGCGAGGCGGCGACCTTCGCCCCGGGCCTGCGTGTCCACGCCCACCACGGCAGCGCCCGCGCGCACGGGGACGCGCTCGCCGCGCAGATCGCCGCGGCCGACCTCGTCGTCACGACCTACGCCACCGCCGCCCGTGACGCCGGCGAACTCGAGACGTTCGCCTGGCGACGGCTGGTGCTCGACGAAGCGCACGCCATCAAGAACGCCGACACGGCGACGGCCAAGGCGGTGCGGCGGTTCACGGCCGAGCACCGGCTCGCACTGACCGGCACCCCGGTCGAAAACCGGCTGGCGGACCTGTGGTCGATCCTGGACCTGCTCAACCCCGGATTGCTCGGCAGCAGGTTCGAGTTCCGCCGGCGGTTCGCGGCCCCGATCGAGCGCCGCGGGGACACCGCCACCGCCGCCGACCTGCGCCGGCTCACGCAGCCGTACCTGCTGCGCCGGGTGAAGACGGACCCCGCGATCGTCCCGGAGCTGCCGGCAAAGCTCGAAATCCGGCAGGAGTACCGGCTCACCCGCGAACAGGGCACGCTGTACTGCGCGATCGTCGACGAAATGATGAAGAAGATCGAGAACAGCCAGGGCATCAAACGCCGTGGCCACATCCTCGCCGCGATCACGAAGCTCAAGCAGGTCTGCAACCACCCCGCGCACCTGCTGCACGACGGGTCCCCGATCGGGCAGCGCTCCGGCAAGGTCAACCGCCTCGAAGAGATCCTGGCGGAAATCCTGGCGGCGGGCGATCGGGTGCTGTGCTTCACGCAGTACACCGAATTCGGTCACCTGCTCGTGCCCCATTTGTCGGACCGGCTCGGCGCCGAAGTCGCGTTTTTGCACGGCGGCTTGGGAAAAGGGGCGCGAGACGCGATCGTGGAACGCTTCCAAGCCGGCGACGGGCCGCGGATCCTCCTGCTTTCGCTCAAGGCCGGCGGCTCCGGGCTCACGCTGACCGCCGCCGGCCAGGTCCTGCACCTGGACCGCTGGTGGAACCCGGCGGTGGAGAACCAGGCCACCGACCGGGCGTTCCGGATCGGGCAGCACCGCACCGTCCAGGTCCGGAAGTTCGTCTGCCCGGGCACCATCGAGGACCGCATCGACACCCTGATCACCCGGAAACGCGCGCTCGCGGGCATGGTCGTCGGCGAGGGGGAAAGCCGGTTCACCGAACTGTCCACGGACGCGCTGCGCGGGGTGCTCACCCTGGGGGAGGAGGCGATCGATGACTGA
- a CDS encoding dihydrofolate reductase family protein has protein sequence MGKLIISENATLDGVVQDPTGEEGSGRGSWFTWISDEDRAAWARVEYEEALGAEALLMGRRTHAYFLGRGWASRTGEWADRLRSLPKYVVSSSPVEDAGWGEPTVLAGDVVREVAKLKEEVNGEIVVYGSARLVHTLIEHDLADEVRLMTYPFVVGAGERLFPPTTGVKPARLVGTRTVGTALALLTYELGRHRVR, from the coding sequence AGGACCCGACCGGCGAGGAGGGGTCCGGCCGCGGCAGCTGGTTCACTTGGATCAGCGACGAGGACCGCGCCGCGTGGGCCCGGGTCGAATACGAAGAGGCGCTCGGCGCCGAGGCCCTGCTCATGGGCCGCCGGACCCACGCGTACTTCCTCGGGCGGGGGTGGGCGTCCCGCACCGGCGAGTGGGCGGACCGGTTGCGGAGCCTGCCGAAGTACGTCGTCTCCTCCTCCCCCGTCGAGGACGCCGGCTGGGGCGAGCCGACGGTCTTGGCGGGCGACGTCGTCCGGGAAGTCGCGAAGCTGAAGGAGGAGGTCAACGGGGAAATCGTCGTGTACGGCAGCGCCCGGCTCGTCCACACGCTGATCGAGCACGACCTGGCGGACGAGGTGCGGCTGATGACGTACCCGTTCGTGGTCGGCGCGGGCGAACGGCTCTTCCCCCCGACGACCGGCGTCAAGCCCGCGCGGCTGGTCGGCACGCGCACCGTCGGGACGGCCCTGGCCCTGCTGACGTACGAACTCGGCAGGCATCGTGTACGCTGA
- a CDS encoding ATP-binding cassette domain-containing protein, whose amino-acid sequence MTADVIRVEGVSKQFGPVTALADITLHVRRGEVLGLIGDNGAGKSTLIKILTGYHQPDGGRILFEGEPTTLRSVVHARSLGIETVFQDLAMVDDLPVYLNLHLNRELTHHPLPFLRRREMKHRAREALDSIGIRIPSVTAEVGMLSGGQRQAIAVARSVYSKAKLLLLDEPLAAMGAKESAVILRLLQELKRRGDIAIILIAHNYGQVIDVCDRVNLLQHGKITFDRPAAETSVAELLDLVNAEYRLDGQS is encoded by the coding sequence ATGACCGCCGACGTCATCCGGGTCGAGGGCGTCAGCAAGCAGTTCGGCCCGGTGACCGCGCTCGCCGACATCACCCTGCACGTGCGGCGCGGCGAGGTCCTCGGGCTCATCGGGGACAACGGCGCCGGGAAGTCGACGCTGATCAAGATCCTCACCGGCTACCACCAGCCCGACGGCGGCCGCATCCTGTTCGAAGGCGAGCCGACCACGCTGAGGTCCGTGGTGCACGCGAGGTCACTGGGCATCGAGACGGTGTTCCAGGACCTGGCGATGGTCGACGACCTGCCCGTCTACCTGAACCTGCACCTGAACCGCGAACTGACCCACCACCCGCTCCCGTTCCTGCGTCGCCGCGAAATGAAGCACCGCGCCCGCGAGGCCCTCGACTCGATCGGCATCAGGATCCCGTCGGTGACCGCCGAAGTGGGCATGCTGTCCGGAGGCCAGCGCCAGGCGATCGCGGTGGCCCGCTCGGTGTATTCGAAGGCGAAGCTGCTGCTGCTCGACGAGCCGCTCGCCGCGATGGGCGCGAAGGAAAGCGCGGTGATCCTGCGGTTGCTGCAGGAGCTGAAACGCCGCGGCGACATCGCGATCATCCTCATCGCCCACAACTACGGCCAGGTGATCGACGTCTGCGACCGGGTGAACCTGCTGCAGCACGGCAAGATCACCTTCGACCGCCCGGCCGCGGAGACGTCGGTGGCCGAGCTCCTCGACCTGGTGAACGCGGAATACCGCCTCGACGGACAGTCCTAG
- a CDS encoding S8 family serine peptidase produces MTTGRFRFAAMTVALTLSTLVSPAAAAIAAAEAGPPPAGRTVTLVTGDQVTLTGRDQVRVRRAPGRENIGFRQRLDERGDVTVVPDDARELIDAGQLDSRLFDISLLVGNGYDDSARKDVPLIVTRSSDRAGLARPLAATTGAHVLPSVDGTAVRADKKSVSAVWADVRSRPADVRRVSLDGPVRADLDHSVPQIGAPQAWRAGYTGAGTTVAVLDSGIDAGHPDLADAVAGARDFTGSPGGTDDRYGHGTHVASIVTGSGAASGGAYQGVAPDTRLLVGKVLDDSGDGTESGIIAGMEWAAAAGAKIVTMSLGGPAGGGKGGDLLSAAVNRLTAQSGALFVVAAGNNGPNGALTSPGIADAALTVGAVDREDELADFSSRGPRPGDGAIKPDLTAPGVAIVAARAANGRIGTPAAEKYVSLSGTSMAVPHVAGAAALLAGEHPDWPAARLKSGLMNSAKPRDGLSVYQQGAGRVDVARAAGQPVQAAPGSLSLGVARWPHTDDRPLTATVTYQNSGSVPVTLDLGTDVRDSTGKRAPDGMFTVSPSRLTVPAGGEAAATFAADTAVDSPDGTYGGVLVAVGAGSTVRTPVGVQREAESYDVKLTFVDWQGNPAARSNNYWFVDLDRPQGYSGNLGGVSSAVVRLPRGRYFLLTDVFGRNAAGELIAAHFPEPEITVQADGELTFDARTAEPAGMVVDRPDAADGESTLTFERAIPTGTTWARNSGAFGRTWVRPSTTTAKGFTYTAEALLARPDGQGGFGNSPYLYHLRWSEQGKVPTGLVRRFADRDLASVRSEHSSTGPGQTGTRDSMVTAALPFTLQEYYSPDTPWESYFDQSTGDEYQTSAQSVPKTYRRGRSVVERWNSGVFGPSFPQYPGDPAKWASRLGDTADFDLWLLSDRGEGHYGQAANAESGTTALYRDGRQLAGYPWAGRSEFTLPPEEAAYRLHTESVRNGPADLSTTVSADWTFRSGHVAGAGAEPLPLMAVRFAPALDDRNQAPAGTGFLVPVYLQHTDQQAALTEPVVQVSYDDGKTWLPAPLLRAGDHWLAQLWHPAQGAFVSFKATAADRKGNTVAQTIIRAYRLR; encoded by the coding sequence GTGACGACGGGACGATTCCGGTTCGCCGCCATGACGGTGGCGCTGACACTGTCCACGCTGGTCTCGCCCGCGGCGGCGGCGATCGCCGCCGCCGAAGCCGGGCCGCCACCCGCCGGCCGCACGGTCACCCTCGTCACCGGTGATCAGGTGACGCTCACCGGGCGTGACCAGGTCCGGGTGCGCCGTGCTCCCGGCCGCGAGAACATCGGCTTCCGGCAACGGCTCGACGAGCGCGGCGACGTCACCGTCGTGCCGGACGACGCCCGGGAGCTGATCGACGCGGGACAGCTCGACAGCCGGCTGTTCGACATCTCGCTGCTCGTCGGCAACGGCTACGACGACAGCGCCAGGAAAGACGTGCCGCTGATCGTCACCCGCAGCAGTGACCGGGCCGGGCTCGCCCGGCCCCTCGCCGCGACCACCGGCGCCCACGTCCTGCCCAGCGTCGACGGGACGGCGGTACGGGCGGACAAGAAGTCCGTCTCGGCGGTGTGGGCGGACGTGCGTTCGCGGCCCGCCGACGTCCGGCGTGTCTCCCTCGACGGCCCAGTGCGGGCCGATCTCGACCACAGCGTGCCCCAGATCGGCGCTCCACAGGCGTGGCGAGCCGGGTACACCGGCGCCGGGACGACGGTGGCGGTGCTCGACAGCGGGATCGATGCCGGCCACCCGGATCTGGCGGACGCGGTCGCCGGCGCCCGCGACTTCACCGGCAGCCCCGGCGGCACCGACGACAGGTACGGGCACGGCACGCACGTCGCGTCGATCGTCACCGGCAGTGGCGCCGCGTCCGGCGGTGCGTACCAGGGGGTCGCGCCCGATACCCGGCTGCTGGTGGGCAAGGTGCTCGACGACAGCGGTGACGGCACCGAATCCGGGATCATCGCGGGGATGGAGTGGGCGGCCGCGGCCGGCGCCAAGATCGTCACCATGAGCCTCGGCGGGCCGGCCGGCGGGGGCAAGGGCGGGGATCTGCTCTCGGCCGCGGTGAACCGCCTGACGGCGCAGTCAGGCGCGTTGTTCGTCGTCGCCGCCGGGAACAACGGCCCGAACGGGGCCCTCACCAGCCCGGGAATCGCCGACGCGGCCCTGACCGTCGGGGCGGTGGACCGTGAGGACGAGCTGGCCGATTTTTCGAGCCGCGGCCCGCGGCCGGGTGATGGAGCGATCAAGCCCGATCTGACCGCACCCGGGGTCGCCATCGTCGCCGCCCGCGCGGCGAACGGGCGGATCGGCACGCCGGCGGCGGAGAAGTACGTCTCGCTGTCCGGCACGTCGATGGCGGTTCCCCACGTGGCCGGCGCGGCCGCGCTGCTCGCGGGCGAGCACCCGGACTGGCCCGCCGCCCGGTTGAAGTCGGGATTGATGAACAGCGCGAAGCCCCGTGACGGCCTGTCGGTCTACCAGCAGGGCGCGGGCCGGGTCGACGTCGCCCGGGCAGCCGGCCAGCCGGTGCAGGCCGCCCCGGGCAGTCTTTCCCTCGGGGTGGCGCGGTGGCCGCACACCGACGATCGGCCGCTGACCGCCACCGTCACCTACCAGAACAGCGGGTCCGTGCCGGTCACCCTGGACCTGGGCACCGATGTCCGCGACAGCACGGGCAAGAGGGCTCCGGACGGGATGTTCACCGTCTCCCCCAGCCGGCTGACGGTGCCCGCCGGCGGAGAGGCCGCGGCCACGTTCGCCGCTGACACCGCAGTCGACAGCCCGGACGGGACCTACGGCGGGGTCCTCGTCGCCGTCGGTGCCGGCAGCACGGTGCGGACGCCGGTCGGGGTCCAGCGTGAGGCGGAGAGCTACGACGTCAAGCTGACCTTCGTCGACTGGCAGGGCAATCCCGCGGCCCGGAGCAACAACTACTGGTTCGTCGACCTCGATCGCCCCCAGGGCTACTCCGGAAACCTCGGGGGTGTCTCCTCGGCGGTGGTCCGCCTGCCACGAGGCCGCTACTTCCTCCTGACCGACGTCTTCGGGCGGAACGCCGCCGGTGAACTGATCGCCGCGCACTTCCCCGAACCCGAGATCACCGTGCAGGCGGACGGGGAGCTGACGTTCGACGCGCGAACGGCCGAGCCCGCCGGGATGGTCGTCGATCGCCCCGATGCCGCGGACGGGGAGTCGACCTTGACCTTCGAACGCGCCATCCCGACCGGCACGACGTGGGCCCGGAACTCCGGGGCGTTCGGCCGGACGTGGGTACGTCCCTCGACGACGACGGCGAAGGGCTTCACCTACACCGCGGAAGCGCTCCTCGCCCGGCCCGACGGGCAAGGCGGCTTCGGCAACAGCCCGTACCTCTACCACCTCCGGTGGTCCGAGCAGGGCAAGGTGCCCACCGGGCTGGTGCGGCGCTTCGCCGATCGCGACCTGGCTTCCGTGCGGTCGGAGCACTCGAGCACCGGTCCCGGTCAAACGGGCACCCGAGACTCGATGGTGACGGCCGCCCTTCCCTTCACGCTCCAGGAGTACTACAGCCCGGACACGCCGTGGGAGAGCTACTTCGACCAGTCCACGGGCGACGAGTACCAGACCTCCGCCCAGAGCGTGCCGAAGACGTACCGGCGTGGTCGGTCCGTGGTCGAACGGTGGAACTCGGGGGTCTTCGGGCCGTCGTTCCCGCAGTACCCGGGTGATCCCGCGAAGTGGGCGAGCCGGCTGGGCGACACGGCGGACTTCGACCTGTGGTTGCTGAGCGACCGGGGCGAAGGCCACTACGGCCAGGCGGCGAACGCGGAGTCGGGCACCACCGCGCTCTACCGTGACGGCCGGCAGCTCGCCGGGTACCCGTGGGCCGGCCGCAGCGAATTCACGCTGCCGCCGGAAGAAGCCGCCTACCGGCTGCACACCGAGTCCGTCCGCAACGGTCCGGCGGATCTGTCCACCACGGTCAGCGCCGACTGGACCTTCCGGTCCGGGCACGTCGCGGGCGCCGGAGCCGAACCGCTGCCGCTGATGGCCGTGCGGTTCGCGCCCGCGCTGGACGACCGGAACCAGGCCCCGGCCGGCACCGGCTTCCTGGTACCGGTGTACCTCCAGCACACCGACCAGCAGGCCGCGCTGACGGAGCCGGTGGTCCAGGTGTCCTACGACGACGGGAAGACCTGGCTGCCGGCACCGCTCCTGCGCGCCGGCGACCATTGGCTCGCCCAGCTGTGGCACCCGGCTCAGGGCGCGTTCGTGTCGTTCAAGGCAACGGCGGCGGACCGGAAGGGGAACACGGTCGCCCAGACCATCATCCGTGCCTACCGCTTGAGGTAG
- a CDS encoding pentapeptide repeat-containing protein has translation MSRPRESTSAGLVFRGQRPARVSPRSLFLHVGLLLLLATAVAVGFGTLLWLGLGSPNVTAPSTPTTGRTTAPPALTAGERLEALKVILAVVAGIGAVVALTVAYRKQRDAELAEYREDAKAYADRFGKAADQLGNAEYVVRTGGVYALAELADEWIDGRQTCIDLLCAYLRMPYVADTASADYSDGNREVRRIIIRVIRNHLRDDWSAVSWRGYRFSFEGAVFDCGDFSKAHFRGGNVTFHKARFVAGHVEFNDVEFEGTPVWFSGVEFAGAFVDFRRATFAGTTTSFKGAVFSAGRVEFDDAHFSAGKVDFDGVTHTGGTVGWGPFPEPSASTHPAP, from the coding sequence ATGAGCCGACCGCGTGAATCGACGTCAGCAGGCCTCGTGTTCCGCGGCCAGCGACCTGCCCGTGTCTCTCCACGGTCACTTTTCCTGCACGTCGGGCTCCTGTTGCTGCTCGCGACCGCGGTCGCCGTCGGGTTCGGCACGCTGCTGTGGCTCGGGCTGGGCAGTCCGAACGTCACGGCCCCTTCGACTCCGACCACCGGCAGGACGACAGCACCACCCGCGCTGACCGCAGGCGAACGATTGGAAGCCTTGAAGGTCATCCTCGCCGTCGTGGCCGGGATCGGCGCGGTCGTCGCATTGACCGTCGCCTACCGCAAGCAGCGCGATGCGGAGCTGGCCGAATACCGCGAGGACGCGAAGGCTTACGCCGACCGCTTCGGCAAGGCGGCCGACCAGCTGGGCAACGCGGAATACGTGGTGCGGACCGGAGGTGTCTACGCGCTGGCGGAGCTGGCCGACGAGTGGATCGACGGCAGGCAGACGTGCATTGATCTCCTCTGCGCGTATCTGCGGATGCCCTACGTCGCCGACACGGCTTCCGCCGACTACTCCGACGGCAACCGTGAAGTCCGTCGCATCATCATCCGCGTGATCCGCAACCATCTCCGTGACGACTGGAGCGCCGTGTCATGGCGGGGCTACCGATTCAGCTTCGAAGGCGCGGTCTTCGACTGCGGAGATTTCTCGAAGGCTCATTTCCGGGGCGGGAACGTCACATTCCACAAGGCGCGTTTCGTGGCAGGACACGTCGAGTTCAACGACGTCGAGTTCGAGGGCACCCCGGTCTGGTTCAGCGGGGTCGAATTCGCCGGCGCGTTCGTCGATTTCCGCCGAGCAACCTTCGCGGGCACCACGACCTCGTTCAAGGGAGCCGTGTTCTCGGCAGGCCGAGTCGAGTTCGACGACGCACATTTCTCCGCCGGAAAAGTCGACTTCGACGGTGTCACGCACACCGGTGGAACCGTGGGGTGGGGCCCGTTCCCCGAACCCTCTGCCTCGACGCACCCTGCTCCATAG
- a CDS encoding RNA polymerase sigma factor: protein MTPLRSARGNDRLPPAGPVADVTDAELIAGDAETFGVLFDRHARPLHRYCAARVGPEVAEDLVSETFCLAFRQRDRYDPSHSGALPWLYGIATNVVRRRHRQESTRYRTMARAGGTDVSSDDPAQQAINRIHAGGYARLITGILAEMPRRQRDVLLLYALADLGYEEIATALSVPVGTVRSTLHRARKRLQAALPDHARPQAPGETIR from the coding sequence ATGACACCACTGCGGTCCGCAAGGGGGAACGACCGGTTGCCGCCGGCCGGTCCCGTCGCGGACGTCACCGATGCCGAGCTGATCGCCGGCGATGCCGAGACCTTCGGTGTGCTGTTCGACCGGCACGCCCGCCCGCTGCATCGGTACTGTGCCGCCAGAGTCGGACCGGAGGTCGCCGAAGACCTGGTCTCCGAGACGTTCTGCCTGGCCTTCCGGCAGCGTGACCGCTACGACCCCAGCCACTCCGGGGCACTGCCGTGGCTGTACGGCATCGCGACCAACGTGGTCCGGCGCCGCCACCGGCAGGAGTCGACGCGGTACCGGACGATGGCCCGGGCGGGCGGCACCGACGTCAGTTCCGACGACCCCGCGCAACAGGCGATCAACCGGATCCACGCCGGCGGTTACGCGCGGCTGATCACCGGGATCCTCGCCGAGATGCCCCGCAGGCAACGGGACGTGCTGCTGCTCTACGCGTTGGCGGACCTCGGCTACGAGGAGATCGCGACCGCGCTCTCCGTACCGGTCGGCACGGTGCGCTCGACCCTGCACCGCGCGAGGAAACGCTTGCAGGCCGCCCTGCCCGACCACGCCCGTCCCCAGGCTCCCGGAGAGACGATCCGATGA
- a CDS encoding CU044_5270 family protein, with amino-acid sequence MTQQQAPGDSRDLELLRSAFPAPELSAESLARMRARAFGQLHSRVTRRTPRHGGLALAAAVVTVVAGAGITAVAVLPAGRTTPPGAVSPAAPAPLVGAETSARDTLVVLAAHTSGLRPLSIRADQFVYSHDRGQIVNEIVLNRGPDGQFTEYGDEDVARVRSASESELWLAADGLRTVRRKTTTDIDARPLTDQDARKLAERGRALPTPHTLVFPDPDAHGDPKRAEPPAATEPGVGHPTLSWVANLPTDPRRLLDVFRAAAGSNPKHSDDYLTYKTAVSFAARADALLPPGVRTALYQAIALLPGIERTPGQIDFAGRGGVAVGRTDEGVRTEIILDPVSSRVLGTRTVAAGRAGVPAGTVLGWSTNDQLVVDAVGATS; translated from the coding sequence ATGACCCAGCAGCAAGCCCCCGGCGACAGCCGCGACCTCGAACTGCTTCGTTCCGCTTTCCCGGCTCCCGAACTGTCCGCCGAAAGCCTGGCCCGGATGCGTGCCCGCGCCTTCGGCCAGCTGCACTCCCGGGTCACGCGGCGGACGCCCCGCCACGGTGGCCTCGCGCTGGCCGCCGCCGTGGTCACCGTGGTCGCCGGGGCCGGGATCACCGCGGTCGCGGTGCTGCCCGCGGGACGCACGACCCCGCCGGGCGCCGTCAGCCCGGCTGCTCCCGCGCCACTCGTCGGGGCGGAGACGTCGGCGCGGGACACCCTGGTGGTCCTCGCCGCGCACACCTCGGGGCTCCGGCCGCTGTCGATCCGCGCCGATCAGTTCGTGTACTCGCACGACCGCGGGCAGATCGTCAACGAAATCGTCCTCAACCGGGGCCCGGACGGGCAATTCACCGAGTACGGGGACGAGGACGTGGCCCGGGTGCGGTCCGCGTCCGAGTCCGAGCTGTGGCTGGCCGCGGACGGCCTGCGGACGGTGCGCCGCAAGACGACGACCGACATCGACGCCCGTCCGTTGACCGACCAGGATGCGCGGAAGCTCGCCGAGCGGGGCCGGGCCCTGCCCACCCCGCACACGCTCGTGTTCCCGGATCCGGATGCCCACGGCGATCCGAAGCGCGCAGAACCGCCCGCTGCCACCGAACCGGGCGTGGGCCACCCGACGTTGTCCTGGGTGGCGAACCTGCCCACCGACCCCCGGCGGCTGCTCGACGTGTTCCGCGCGGCGGCGGGCTCGAACCCGAAGCACAGCGACGACTACCTCACGTACAAGACCGCCGTGTCCTTCGCGGCCAGGGCGGACGCGCTGCTGCCCCCCGGCGTGCGCACGGCGCTGTACCAGGCCATCGCCCTGTTGCCGGGCATCGAGCGGACGCCCGGGCAGATCGATTTCGCCGGCCGCGGCGGGGTGGCCGTCGGGCGCACCGACGAGGGCGTCCGCACGGAAATCATCCTCGACCCGGTGAGCTCCCGGGTTCTCGGCACCAGGACGGTCGCGGCCGGCCGCGCCGGGGTGCCGGCCGGCACGGTGCTCGGCTGGTCCACCAACGACCAGCTCGTGGTCGACGCGGTGGGGGCGACCTCGTGA